A region of Ochotona princeps isolate mOchPri1 chromosome 2, mOchPri1.hap1, whole genome shotgun sequence DNA encodes the following proteins:
- the LOC101523166 gene encoding LOW QUALITY PROTEIN: protein FAM3C-like (The sequence of the model RefSeq protein was modified relative to this genomic sequence to represent the inferred CDS: deleted 1 base in 1 codon) gives MRVAARSALDAAARATKPPRYKCGISKACPEKHFAFKMASGAANVVGPKICLEDNILMSGVKNNVGRGINVALANGKTGEVIDTKYFDMWGGDVAPSIEFLKSIQDGTVVLMGTYDDGATKLNDEARRLIAELGGSSITNLGFRDNWVFCGGKGIKTKNPFEQHIKNNKDTNKYEGWPEVVEMEGCVPQKQD, from the exons ATGAGGGTAGCAGCAAGATCAGCACTGGATGCAGCTGCACGTGCTACAAAGCCTCCTAGATATAAATGTGGAATTTCAAAAGCTTGCCCTGAGAAgcactttgcttttaaaatggcGAGCGGAGCAGCCAACGTGGTGGGACCCAAAATCTGCCTAGAAGATAACATTTTAATGAGTGGCGTTAAGAATAATGTTGGAAGAGGAATCAATGTTGCCTTGGCAAATGGAAAAACAGGAGAAGTAATAGACACGAAGTATTTTGACATGTGGGGAGGAGATGTGGCACCATCTATTGAGTTTCTGAAGAGCATACAAGATGGAACGGTAGTACTGATGGGAACCTACGATGATGGAGCAACCAAACTCAACGATGAGGCACGG CGGCTCATTGCAGAGCTGGGCGGTTCTTCAATCACTAATCTGGGCTTCAGAGACAACTGGGTCTTCTGTGGTGGGAAGGGCATTAAGACAAAAAACCCTTTCGAACAGCACATAAAGAACAACAAGGATACCAACAAATACGAGGGATGGCCTGAAGTTGTGGAGATGGAAGGATGCGTCCCCCAGAAGCAGGACTGA